The following are encoded together in the Capsulimonas corticalis genome:
- a CDS encoding VWA domain-containing protein, protein MTSRTKLNIALFAALCALPIAACAQDAPSQASLPQFAAQIKAIHPKTVVFVFDVSGSTRHGGVFGRERAATATLLRQGCDPGDHVILKSFGTGTQTVFDKTITDAADAAALTDQIPSAVTPGAGTNIREPHHEALKAIEQDLPNPGVVVLLTDSFNDRPLESDPNYPAYLNYYTLKGLTVYPSSSENRDYERLLRTLKSSDKLTEYGVGVGIATSGRPIERLPVGPGQDDNAGDDQSTAPTTLTPSTPEKPQSNLPAIIGGAVALLAILAFAAMSALRRPQPLRLKLGDKGRPVDFQLRPGSRVQLGGSIGAGGPGDETFPLAGVAAPAAAIEAKGGLTLIPAVKGSDTVKVYHNGARLEGPTAVRTGDEIRLVTAATETSPEREHRVRVADPKEASF, encoded by the coding sequence GTGACATCGCGAACAAAACTCAATATTGCCCTTTTCGCCGCCCTCTGCGCTCTGCCCATCGCCGCATGCGCGCAGGATGCGCCGTCTCAGGCGTCTCTGCCGCAGTTTGCGGCGCAGATCAAGGCGATCCATCCTAAGACGGTGGTGTTTGTCTTTGATGTTTCGGGCAGCACACGGCACGGCGGCGTCTTTGGACGCGAGCGCGCGGCGACCGCGACCTTGCTTCGCCAGGGATGCGATCCCGGCGACCATGTGATCCTCAAAAGCTTCGGGACGGGCACGCAGACGGTGTTCGACAAGACAATCACCGACGCCGCCGATGCGGCGGCGCTGACCGATCAGATCCCGTCGGCTGTTACGCCCGGGGCGGGAACCAATATTCGCGAGCCGCACCATGAGGCGCTCAAAGCGATCGAACAGGATCTTCCAAACCCCGGCGTGGTCGTTCTCCTGACCGATTCGTTTAACGACCGGCCTCTGGAGAGCGACCCGAACTATCCGGCGTATTTGAATTACTACACGCTCAAGGGGCTGACGGTTTATCCGAGCAGTTCGGAAAATCGCGATTACGAACGGCTGCTGCGCACGCTGAAATCCTCGGACAAACTGACGGAGTATGGCGTCGGCGTCGGCATCGCCACCAGCGGCCGGCCAATCGAACGGCTTCCCGTCGGTCCGGGGCAGGACGATAACGCCGGCGACGATCAATCGACGGCGCCGACGACGCTGACGCCTTCGACTCCCGAAAAGCCGCAGAGCAATCTGCCGGCGATCATCGGCGGCGCGGTCGCGCTGCTGGCGATCCTCGCGTTCGCGGCGATGTCGGCGCTGCGCCGGCCGCAGCCGCTGCGGCTGAAGCTGGGCGACAAGGGCCGCCCGGTCGACTTCCAATTGCGCCCCGGATCCCGGGTGCAGCTTGGCGGGTCGATCGGCGCGGGGGGACCGGGCGACGAGACATTTCCGCTGGCGGGAGTTGCCGCGCCCGCCGCCGCCATCGAAGCGAAGGGTGGCCTGACGCTAATCCCCGCCGTGAAGGGAAGCGACACAGTCAAGGTCTACCATAATGGCGCCCGCCTGGAAGGCCCCACGGCCGTGCGGACCGGCGATGAAATCCGGCTGGTGACGGCGGCGACGGAAACGTCGCCCGAGCGCGAGCATCGGGTGCGCGTGGCCGACCCCAAAGAAGCGTCGTTCTAG
- a CDS encoding protein kinase domain-containing protein, which translates to MLSQFEDVAEVVTAGPGIVSWRAREAGGDRQVLIKRRSGDLGKTRATQALGLRHPRIAPARRWLIDDDALYTVRDWIPGRSLRTTLANGADRSFDRLRDLLDPVLDTLDYAHRMGAPHGALSPENIVISDDGASYLTDFGAGRGASGTRYAPPSLLGPGGAATARADYYALCELYKEFLPERSPDDEAGAEARTRLMRNLTEMQATTTTPEELRYKLDAITRMAGLLGFGAGGVQEERGRLGARIVCMVTPTTAVINAGAGTSVVLTIWNEGDTPLHVEAVGSDAVWLNYHTRFTPFVLPPDDEIDLVFTLSGARLQPGDYRANLQIRSNSGMQTMTPPAGAPWHEQTVAVPVAVKGVAAPASPPPLAERLPTQGAPDAAPPPFPHAAPAPPSAPPGAPLEGDGIACTQEPDPGLVRYGQKGVLHIGVRNIGSERIRIDKVAASPSWLTYPGEFQPLWIEPGATQFLGFSVSATSLTAGDYKAVITFVNSVEEKTEMGSRMVWREMRCDVRVRVVKDIPAGQVPSATGCAPALIAGVIGIVGACVALLH; encoded by the coding sequence GTGCTCTCGCAGTTTGAGGACGTCGCCGAAGTCGTCACGGCCGGTCCGGGAATCGTCAGCTGGAGAGCGCGAGAAGCGGGCGGCGATCGCCAGGTGCTGATCAAGCGCCGCTCGGGCGACCTCGGCAAGACACGGGCGACCCAGGCGCTGGGCCTGCGCCATCCCCGCATCGCGCCCGCGCGCCGCTGGCTGATCGACGATGATGCGCTATACACGGTCCGCGATTGGATTCCCGGCCGCAGCCTGCGCACGACCCTGGCGAATGGCGCGGACCGCTCGTTCGACCGCCTGCGCGACCTTCTGGACCCGGTTCTGGACACCCTCGACTACGCCCATCGCATGGGCGCTCCCCACGGCGCGCTGTCCCCGGAAAACATCGTGATCTCGGACGACGGCGCCAGTTATCTCACGGACTTCGGCGCCGGTCGCGGCGCGTCCGGCACGCGCTACGCCCCGCCCTCCCTGCTCGGACCCGGCGGCGCGGCGACGGCGCGCGCCGATTACTACGCCCTCTGCGAGCTTTACAAAGAGTTTCTCCCGGAGCGATCTCCCGACGACGAAGCCGGCGCCGAAGCGCGCACGCGGCTGATGCGCAATCTGACGGAGATGCAGGCGACGACCACAACTCCCGAAGAGCTGCGCTACAAGCTCGACGCAATCACGCGCATGGCCGGCCTGCTCGGCTTCGGCGCGGGCGGCGTTCAGGAAGAGCGGGGACGGCTTGGCGCGCGGATCGTCTGCATGGTCACGCCCACGACGGCGGTGATCAACGCGGGCGCTGGAACGTCCGTCGTGCTGACGATCTGGAACGAGGGCGACACGCCCCTACACGTTGAAGCCGTCGGGTCGGACGCCGTCTGGCTCAACTACCACACGCGGTTCACCCCGTTCGTGCTGCCCCCGGACGACGAGATCGATCTCGTCTTCACCCTTTCGGGCGCCCGTCTCCAGCCCGGCGACTACCGGGCGAACCTCCAGATTCGCTCGAACAGCGGCATGCAGACGATGACGCCGCCCGCAGGCGCTCCCTGGCACGAGCAGACCGTCGCGGTCCCGGTCGCCGTCAAGGGCGTCGCCGCCCCGGCATCGCCCCCGCCCCTCGCCGAGCGCCTGCCTACCCAGGGAGCGCCGGACGCCGCCCCGCCGCCCTTCCCGCACGCCGCCCCTGCTCCGCCGTCGGCGCCGCCCGGCGCGCCGCTCGAAGGCGACGGGATCGCCTGCACGCAGGAACCGGACCCGGGCTTAGTTCGGTATGGACAAAAGGGAGTGCTGCATATCGGCGTCCGAAACATCGGTTCGGAACGCATTCGAATCGACAAAGTCGCCGCATCGCCGTCCTGGCTGACCTATCCCGGCGAGTTTCAGCCGCTCTGGATCGAACCCGGCGCCACTCAGTTTCTCGGCTTCTCGGTCTCGGCCACCTCGCTGACGGCGGGAGATTATAAAGCAGTCATCACGTTCGTCAACAGCGTGGAAGAGAAGACGGAGATGGGGAGCCGCATGGTCTGGCGCGAAATGCGCTGCGACGTCCGCGTCCGCGTGGTGAAGGACATCCCCGCCGGCCAGGTCCCCAGCGCCACCGGCTGCGCGCCGGCGCTGATCGCGGGGGTGATCGGGATTGTCGGGGCGTGCGTGGCGCTGCTGCATTAG
- a CDS encoding PA14 domain-containing protein, producing the protein MDRRRLAGRFSQLAFGAAAALALGSAASFGAPVTVWTQHNDNSRTGQNTQESVLNVSNVNKSTFGKLFSYPVDDQVYAQPLYVPGLTMPVDGKTHNVVFVATVNNSLYAFDADNPAADGGQPLWSVNFTPGSCRPPIKSDIAGWYNDFDNNMGIVGTPVIDTASGTLYVVSRWTDGSVFNQDLHAIDIHTGEERANSPQSIDAEYVAGAVTTGFDARLQNQRPALLLQNGVVYIAWASHGDTSPYHGWIIGYKASDLSQVAVWNSSPTGDMSSIWQSGQGLTTDAAGNIYFMTGNGTFDGTTNFGESVLKLTPSTSGALTFKDFFAPSNWDTLNAWDADLGSAGILGIPGTKLILGGGKEGKLYLLNTDNLGKVNSVDNVVQEFQATSPAAGQTGHIHGTPVYWRNPSGQYIYVWGENDYLRQYQFLNGVDANHGSFNTSAIAHSPFRAPLYNGGMPGGFLSISSNGNAANSGIVWAATPYDDNANQQTVAGVLSAFDASNVSHVLWTSKDFPSRDDIGRFAKFVPPTVTNGKVYVPSWGDGNGGPCQLCVYGLLPTPVGGAGLRVDYYNDSPDSSYPLSDPFSGTPVLTRVDSTVDFNWGANSPTPIVTTDHFSAQWRGRVLAPTTGNYTLYTNTDDGVRLWVGGQLMIDQWNDQGATEYATPVISMVAGQKYDIEMDYFEDVGDAVAQLSWSGPNIAKQIIPQSQLFLPATLKTIGFNAVSGPGGVAVGVGVALTDTASAGGTYVAMSSSDTSAIPPNTLLKIPAGATSAWLAVTPKPVTSDTQITATAYDGYTSKSASFLVTALALKTLTTASVVGGENLSVTATLQGKAPAGGATIPVKSSSPAIAGGSIVIPAGSSSGTVSLTTNVVKTDTAVTLSGTYGGATITTNVTLRASFQSFSFAAPSGYGGVPTSLGIGLYGPAAAGGVTIKLASPGSTLIPAGTTVTIPAGSSGIWYKVTPAPVNTDTVITATATLGALTRQASYTVKAAVLHSITAGATVPGGTPLTVHATLLSPAPTGGVSVSVTSNSLSVTGGSIVIPAGALTAQATFATKPVGADTPVILTGTFNSVTQTANVTVQPAIQNVAFNVPSGKGGVATALGVVLYGPAPTGGVAVKISSPNTGLIPAGATLTIPAGSSSAWYKIIPPVVTTNTIITGTATIGSASKSATYTVTPH; encoded by the coding sequence ATGGATCGACGACGACTTGCAGGTAGATTTTCCCAATTGGCGTTCGGCGCGGCCGCCGCGCTGGCGCTTGGCTCGGCTGCGTCTTTTGGCGCGCCCGTCACGGTGTGGACGCAGCACAATGACAACTCTCGCACCGGCCAGAACACGCAGGAGTCGGTGCTCAATGTCTCCAACGTCAATAAGAGCACGTTTGGAAAGCTTTTCAGCTATCCAGTCGACGATCAAGTTTACGCGCAGCCGCTTTACGTGCCGGGGCTGACCATGCCCGTTGACGGCAAAACACATAATGTGGTCTTCGTGGCCACCGTCAACAACTCGCTCTACGCATTTGACGCCGATAACCCCGCCGCCGACGGCGGACAGCCGCTCTGGAGCGTCAATTTCACTCCGGGGAGCTGCCGCCCGCCGATCAAGAGTGATATTGCCGGCTGGTACAACGACTTTGACAACAACATGGGTATCGTCGGCACCCCCGTGATCGATACGGCCTCGGGAACGCTTTATGTCGTCTCCCGCTGGACGGACGGCAGCGTCTTCAACCAGGATCTGCACGCGATCGATATCCATACCGGCGAAGAGCGGGCGAACAGCCCGCAGTCGATCGATGCGGAGTATGTCGCGGGCGCAGTCACGACTGGCTTTGACGCGCGCCTGCAGAACCAGCGCCCGGCGCTGCTGCTGCAAAACGGCGTCGTCTATATCGCGTGGGCGTCCCATGGCGACACCAGTCCTTACCATGGCTGGATTATCGGCTACAAGGCGTCGGATCTGTCTCAGGTCGCGGTCTGGAACTCCTCGCCGACCGGCGATATGTCGTCAATCTGGCAGTCTGGACAGGGCCTCACGACAGACGCCGCCGGCAATATCTATTTCATGACCGGCAACGGCACGTTCGATGGAACAACGAACTTCGGCGAAAGCGTGCTCAAGCTGACGCCGTCCACGTCCGGGGCTCTTACCTTTAAAGACTTCTTTGCTCCCTCCAACTGGGATACGCTGAACGCGTGGGACGCTGATCTGGGTTCGGCGGGCATCCTGGGCATTCCCGGAACCAAGCTGATCCTCGGCGGCGGCAAGGAAGGCAAGCTCTACCTGCTGAACACGGACAACCTGGGGAAGGTGAACAGTGTTGACAATGTCGTGCAGGAGTTTCAGGCGACCTCGCCGGCCGCCGGCCAGACCGGGCATATTCACGGGACGCCTGTCTATTGGCGCAATCCATCCGGTCAGTACATCTATGTTTGGGGCGAGAACGATTATCTGCGCCAGTATCAGTTCCTGAACGGCGTGGACGCCAACCACGGCTCGTTCAACACCTCCGCCATCGCGCACAGTCCATTCCGGGCGCCGCTGTACAACGGCGGAATGCCGGGCGGCTTCCTTTCGATTTCGTCGAACGGAAACGCCGCCAATTCAGGCATCGTCTGGGCGGCTACGCCCTACGACGACAACGCCAACCAGCAGACGGTCGCGGGAGTTCTTTCGGCGTTCGACGCCTCGAATGTCTCGCATGTGCTCTGGACCAGCAAGGACTTCCCATCGCGCGACGACATCGGCCGGTTCGCCAAGTTCGTTCCGCCCACGGTCACCAACGGCAAAGTCTATGTCCCGAGCTGGGGCGACGGCAATGGCGGTCCCTGCCAGTTGTGCGTCTACGGCCTGCTGCCCACGCCCGTGGGTGGCGCGGGACTGCGCGTCGATTACTACAACGATTCGCCGGACTCGTCTTACCCGCTGTCGGATCCGTTCAGCGGGACGCCGGTTCTGACCCGTGTCGATTCCACGGTGGACTTCAATTGGGGCGCTAACTCGCCGACCCCGATTGTTACCACCGATCATTTCTCGGCGCAATGGCGCGGCCGTGTTCTCGCGCCGACGACCGGCAATTACACCTTATACACCAACACCGACGACGGCGTGCGCCTCTGGGTCGGCGGCCAGCTGATGATCGATCAGTGGAACGACCAGGGGGCGACCGAGTACGCTACCCCGGTCATTTCCATGGTCGCCGGGCAGAAGTACGATATCGAAATGGATTATTTCGAGGATGTCGGCGACGCCGTCGCGCAATTGTCCTGGTCCGGTCCGAACATCGCCAAGCAGATCATTCCGCAGTCGCAGCTGTTTCTCCCGGCGACGCTGAAGACGATCGGGTTCAATGCGGTCTCTGGACCCGGCGGCGTGGCGGTGGGGGTGGGCGTGGCGCTGACTGATACGGCAAGCGCCGGCGGGACTTACGTGGCGATGTCCAGCTCGGACACCAGCGCGATTCCCCCCAACACGCTTCTGAAGATCCCCGCCGGCGCGACCAGCGCCTGGCTGGCCGTGACTCCCAAGCCGGTTACGTCCGACACCCAGATCACCGCGACTGCCTATGACGGCTATACAAGTAAGAGCGCAAGCTTCCTCGTCACCGCGCTGGCGCTCAAAACGCTGACAACCGCCTCCGTGGTTGGCGGGGAAAACCTCTCCGTGACGGCGACTCTGCAAGGGAAGGCTCCCGCCGGCGGCGCCACGATCCCGGTGAAAAGCAGCTCTCCAGCGATTGCCGGCGGATCGATCGTCATTCCCGCCGGATCGTCCAGCGGAACGGTGTCGCTTACGACGAATGTTGTCAAGACCGACACTGCGGTAACGCTCAGCGGAACCTACGGTGGCGCGACGATCACGACAAACGTCACACTCCGGGCCTCGTTCCAGTCGTTCAGCTTCGCAGCCCCCAGCGGCTACGGCGGCGTTCCCACATCGCTTGGCATAGGGCTCTATGGCCCCGCCGCCGCGGGCGGCGTCACCATCAAGCTCGCCAGCCCGGGTTCGACCCTGATTCCTGCGGGGACAACGGTGACGATCCCCGCCGGTTCTTCGGGCATCTGGTATAAAGTGACCCCGGCTCCGGTCAATACGGATACCGTGATTACCGCGACCGCAACTCTGGGAGCCTTAACTCGTCAAGCCTCCTATACCGTGAAGGCGGCGGTGCTGCACAGCATCACCGCCGGCGCTACCGTGCCTGGCGGAACTCCGCTCACCGTCCATGCTACTTTGCTGAGCCCCGCGCCGACCGGCGGCGTGTCAGTCTCGGTAACGAGCAATTCATTGTCGGTAACCGGCGGCTCAATCGTCATCCCTGCGGGAGCGCTCACGGCGCAGGCGACATTCGCAACAAAGCCGGTCGGCGCCGATACACCGGTGATATTGACTGGAACGTTCAACAGCGTCACGCAAACGGCGAATGTTACGGTTCAACCGGCGATCCAGAATGTCGCATTCAACGTTCCCAGCGGCAAAGGCGGGGTCGCGACGGCGTTAGGAGTGGTTCTCTATGGACCCGCTCCCACCGGCGGCGTGGCGGTGAAGATCTCCAGTCCGAACACTGGGCTGATCCCCGCAGGAGCCACGCTGACGATCCCCGCCGGTTCGTCCAGCGCCTGGTATAAAATCATCCCGCCGGTGGTCACCACGAATACGATCATCACCGGGACCGCAACCATCGGTTCCGCCAGCAAAAGCGCAACGTATACCGTGACGCCTCACTAA
- a CDS encoding PA14 domain-containing protein, with translation MDRRRLAGRFFQLASGAAAALTLGAAASGSPVTVWTQHNDNARTGQNTHETTLNVSNVNKNTFGKLFSYPVDDQIYTQPLYMPALTMPVDGKVHNVVYVATVNNSLYAFDADDPTANGGQPLWSRNFTPSGMRPPIKGDIAGWYNDFDNNMGIVGTPVIDTAAGVMYLVSRHTDGNGTFVQHLHAINIRTGAEQPNSPVVIDGSFTGGGNTVTFDNRLQNQRPALLLQNGNVYIAWASHGDTSPYHGWIIGYRTSDLAKVTVWNTTPSGDMSSIWQSGQGLTTDSAGNIYFMTGNGTFDGVNNFGESVIKMSSHPDGSLTYTDFFAPSNWDTLNAWDADLGSAGVLGIPGTKLIVCGGKEGKLYLLNTDNLGQVNSVDNVVQEFQATSPTAGQSGHIHGTPIYWKTATGQYIYVWGENDYLRQYQFTNGADANHGSFNTSATSHSPFRAPLYNGGMPGGFLSISSNGNAANTGIVWAATPYDDNANQQTVAGILSAFDASDVSHVLWTSKDFPSRDDIGRFAKFVPPTVTNGKVYIPSWGDRNGGPCQLFIYGLVPPPAAGTGLRAEYFNDPSNSAYPLTNPFTNPPVLTRTDPTVDFDWGNDSPNPVVNIDQFSARWTGAVVPRYSETYTFHMNSDNGRRLWVNGQLVIDKWIDDWGIDYTGQIALQAGKKYDIRIEYFEDGGGANVNLRWESPSQTLQVIPQSQLFPPATAQSIAFNTPSGDGGVAVAVGVTIASPAKVGGVQVAMSSSDAGAIPPGTMLTIPEGATGAWLRVVPSAVASNTVITATATLGGVAKSANFTVTPPTLQSLTASATTGGQPLIVKATLLGAAPAGGVMVPVASNSSAVIGGSVTIPAGAQSATASLTTKAVSTDTPVTLTGAYGGVTQTANVTLLAGFQSIAFAAPSGYGGVSTSVGVSLYAPAGPNGVTVNLSSPGSTLFPAGTTLTIPAGSYGAWVRCTPAAVSNDTVITATASRGSAVRSATYLVKAPVLKSLTANSTVAAGLPLTVRVTLQSPAPGGGVTIPVTSNSPAIAGSGVSIPGGGMTGSINLNTSSVSANTPVVLTATYRSATQTANVTVQPAFQTIAFASPSGYGGVATSVGVSLYAPAGPGGLTIALSSPGSSLIPSGATLTIPAGSYGAWYRVTPSVVASDTVVTATATLGSMSKSANYTVKAR, from the coding sequence ATGGATCGACGACGGCTTGCAGGTAGATTTTTCCAGTTGGCGTCCGGCGCGGCGGCCGCGCTGACACTCGGCGCCGCCGCGTCGGGATCTCCGGTAACGGTCTGGACGCAGCACAACGATAACGCGCGTACGGGGCAGAACACCCATGAAACGACGCTCAATGTCTCGAACGTCAACAAAAATACGTTCGGCAAACTCTTCAGCTATCCAGTCGACGATCAGATCTATACCCAGCCGCTCTATATGCCGGCGCTGACCATGCCCGTCGACGGCAAGGTTCATAACGTGGTCTATGTCGCCACGGTCAATAACTCCCTGTATGCGTTTGACGCCGACGATCCGACGGCGAATGGCGGCCAGCCGCTGTGGAGCCGAAACTTTACGCCGTCCGGGATGCGTCCCCCGATCAAGGGCGACATCGCCGGCTGGTACAACGACTTCGACAACAATATGGGCATCGTCGGCACCCCCGTCATCGACACCGCCGCCGGAGTGATGTATCTTGTTTCGCGCCACACGGACGGCAATGGGACCTTTGTCCAGCATCTCCACGCCATCAATATCCGCACCGGCGCGGAGCAGCCCAATAGCCCCGTCGTGATTGACGGATCGTTTACCGGCGGCGGAAACACCGTCACGTTCGACAACCGGCTGCAAAACCAGCGTCCGGCGCTGCTGCTCCAGAACGGCAATGTGTACATCGCGTGGGCGTCGCACGGCGACACCAGTCCCTACCACGGCTGGATCATCGGCTACCGAACCTCGGATCTGGCGAAGGTGACGGTCTGGAACACCACGCCCAGCGGCGATATGTCGTCGATCTGGCAGTCCGGCCAGGGATTGACGACGGACTCCGCCGGCAACATCTACTTCATGACCGGCAACGGCACCTTCGACGGCGTGAACAACTTCGGGGAAAGCGTCATCAAGATGTCGTCGCACCCCGATGGCTCGCTGACCTACACCGACTTCTTCGCGCCTTCAAACTGGGACACGCTGAACGCATGGGACGCCGACCTGGGCTCCGCCGGCGTTCTGGGCATCCCGGGAACCAAGCTGATTGTCTGCGGCGGCAAGGAAGGCAAGCTTTACCTGCTGAACACGGACAACCTGGGGCAGGTGAACAGCGTTGACAATGTCGTTCAGGAGTTTCAGGCGACCTCGCCGACGGCGGGGCAGTCCGGCCATATCCATGGCACGCCGATCTACTGGAAGACGGCCACGGGGCAGTATATTTACGTTTGGGGCGAGAACGACTACCTGCGCCAGTACCAATTTACGAACGGCGCGGACGCCAATCACGGCTCCTTCAATACATCGGCGACGTCGCACAGCCCGTTCCGAGCGCCGCTCTATAACGGCGGAATGCCCGGCGGCTTCCTTTCGATTTCATCGAACGGAAACGCCGCCAATACGGGCATTGTCTGGGCGGCTACGCCTTATGACGACAACGCCAACCAGCAGACAGTCGCGGGAATCCTCTCGGCGTTCGACGCTTCGGATGTCTCGCATGTGCTCTGGACCAGCAAGGACTTCCCGTCGCGCGACGACATCGGCCGGTTCGCGAAGTTCGTTCCGCCCACCGTCACCAACGGCAAAGTCTATATCCCGAGCTGGGGTGACAGAAACGGCGGGCCTTGCCAGCTGTTTATTTACGGCCTTGTGCCGCCGCCGGCGGCGGGGACCGGACTGCGCGCCGAGTATTTCAACGATCCGTCCAATAGCGCTTACCCGCTGACCAACCCGTTCACGAATCCTCCCGTCCTCACCCGGACCGATCCCACCGTGGACTTCGACTGGGGCAACGACTCGCCCAATCCCGTCGTCAATATCGACCAGTTCTCCGCGCGCTGGACCGGCGCGGTGGTTCCCCGGTATTCCGAAACGTACACATTCCATATGAACTCGGATAACGGCCGCCGGCTCTGGGTGAACGGCCAATTGGTCATTGATAAGTGGATCGACGACTGGGGGATCGATTACACCGGCCAGATCGCCCTGCAAGCCGGCAAGAAATATGACATCCGGATCGAATATTTTGAAGACGGCGGCGGCGCCAACGTGAACCTGCGCTGGGAAAGCCCCAGCCAGACCCTGCAAGTGATCCCGCAGTCGCAGTTGTTCCCGCCGGCGACGGCGCAGTCGATCGCCTTCAATACGCCCTCCGGCGACGGCGGCGTGGCGGTCGCGGTCGGCGTGACCATCGCCTCACCCGCGAAAGTCGGCGGCGTCCAGGTGGCGATGTCGAGCTCAGACGCCGGCGCGATCCCGCCCGGAACGATGCTGACCATTCCTGAGGGAGCGACCGGCGCCTGGCTGCGCGTTGTCCCCAGCGCGGTCGCCTCGAACACCGTGATTACGGCGACGGCGACCCTGGGGGGCGTCGCCAAGAGCGCGAACTTTACGGTGACGCCGCCCACGCTGCAAAGTCTGACGGCCTCCGCGACCACGGGCGGACAGCCCTTGATCGTCAAGGCGACGCTTCTGGGAGCGGCGCCGGCTGGCGGCGTTATGGTCCCGGTGGCGAGCAACTCCTCGGCCGTCATCGGCGGATCGGTCACCATTCCCGCCGGCGCGCAGTCCGCAACGGCGTCTCTCACCACGAAGGCGGTCTCGACCGACACTCCGGTCACGCTTACGGGAGCTTACGGCGGCGTGACGCAAACGGCGAATGTGACGCTGCTCGCCGGCTTCCAGTCGATCGCCTTTGCCGCGCCGAGCGGCTATGGCGGGGTGAGCACGAGCGTGGGCGTTTCTCTCTATGCGCCGGCGGGGCCGAATGGGGTGACGGTGAACCTGTCGAGCCCCGGATCCACGCTGTTCCCGGCGGGAACGACATTGACGATCCCTGCGGGATCCTATGGCGCCTGGGTCCGCTGTACGCCCGCCGCTGTCTCGAACGACACTGTCATCACCGCGACCGCGTCTCGCGGATCGGCGGTGCGAAGCGCGACGTATCTGGTGAAGGCGCCCGTGCTCAAAAGCCTGACGGCGAATTCCACGGTTGCCGCCGGCCTCCCGCTGACCGTACGGGTCACGCTGCAAAGCCCCGCTCCGGGCGGCGGCGTGACGATCCCCGTCACCAGCAATTCGCCGGCGATTGCGGGAAGCGGCGTATCGATTCCCGGCGGCGGCATGACGGGATCGATTAACCTCAACACCAGTTCGGTCTCCGCCAATACGCCGGTCGTACTGACGGCGACCTACCGCTCGGCGACACAAACGGCGAATGTCACCGTGCAGCCGGCGTTCCAGACGATCGCCTTCGCGTCGCCCAGCGGTTACGGCGGCGTCGCGACGAGCGTGGGCGTTTCGCTTTACGCTCCGGCGGGACCGGGCGGACTGACGATCGCTCTGTCCAGCCCCGGCTCCAGTCTCATCCCGTCCGGCGCCACGCTCACGATCCCCGCCGGCTCCTACGGCGCCTGGTATCGGGTCACGCCGTCCGTGGTCGCTTCCGATACGGTCGTCACCGCGACCGCGACGCTGGGCTCCATGAGCAAGAGCGCGAATTACACGGTGAAGGCCCGCTGA
- a CDS encoding citrate synthase/methylcitrate synthase yields MRETTQTVAEGLEGVVAARTRISDVDGEAGRLTIAGFALEEIAGRATAEEMIWLLWRDALPTAPERDAFARDLAERRALPSIALDLLRAAAARQSDPMDALRMAAATLSLDAPADDEDQARTVIARFPVIAAAYERLSQGHEPIAPRPDLGHAANYLYCLTGAPASPERVRALETYWNAVADHGLNASTFTARVIAATGSDLVSAVTGAVGALKGPLHGGAPGPALDMVFEIGSPERAEPILREKLERGERMMGFGHRIYKVRDPRADVLASAAERLFQSDGDRALYRIALEVEQTVLRLLEEYKPGRRLQTNVEFYTALLLHGLGMPTRLFTPTFAAGRAAGWLAHCFEQRRTGRIIRPQSEYVGERGRTYPSQE; encoded by the coding sequence ATGAGAGAGACAACACAAACGGTCGCCGAAGGACTGGAAGGCGTCGTCGCGGCGCGCACCCGGATCAGCGATGTGGATGGCGAAGCGGGGCGGCTGACGATCGCGGGGTTTGCGCTGGAGGAAATCGCCGGCCGCGCGACGGCGGAGGAGATGATCTGGCTGCTCTGGCGCGATGCGCTTCCCACCGCGCCAGAGCGCGATGCATTCGCGCGCGATCTCGCCGAGCGCCGCGCCTTGCCCTCGATCGCGCTGGATCTGCTGCGAGCCGCCGCCGCCCGGCAATCCGATCCGATGGACGCTCTGCGCATGGCGGCGGCGACGCTCAGTCTGGATGCGCCCGCCGACGACGAGGACCAGGCGCGCACGGTGATCGCGCGCTTTCCCGTGATCGCCGCCGCTTACGAACGGCTGTCCCAGGGACACGAGCCGATCGCGCCGCGCCCCGACCTGGGGCATGCGGCGAATTATCTCTACTGCCTCACGGGCGCTCCGGCGTCGCCGGAGCGTGTCCGCGCGCTGGAAACTTACTGGAACGCCGTCGCCGACCATGGGCTCAACGCCAGCACGTTTACCGCGCGCGTGATTGCGGCCACCGGGTCCGACCTTGTCTCGGCGGTGACCGGAGCGGTCGGCGCGCTGAAGGGGCCGCTGCACGGCGGCGCGCCCGGTCCGGCGCTGGACATGGTCTTTGAAATCGGATCTCCGGAGCGGGCCGAGCCGATCCTGCGTGAAAAGCTGGAGCGCGGCGAGCGGATGATGGGGTTTGGGCATCGGATCTACAAAGTGCGCGATCCGCGCGCTGATGTGCTCGCGTCCGCCGCCGAGCGCCTGTTTCAGAGCGATGGCGACCGCGCGCTTTACCGCATCGCGCTGGAGGTCGAACAAACCGTGCTGCGTCTGCTGGAGGAGTACAAGCCCGGCCGGCGCCTGCAAACCAATGTCGAATTCTACACCGCGCTGCTGCTGCACGGACTGGGCATGCCGACACGGCTTTTCACGCCGACCTTCGCCGCCGGACGCGCCGCCGGCTGGCTCGCGCACTGCTTCGAGCAGCGCCGCACCGGACGCATTATTCGGCCGCAATCGGAGTATGTGGGGGAGCGGGGACGGACATATCCTTCCCAGGAATGA